TTGCGCCTGTAGCAACTGGCGCGGCCTTAATCGGAATGGCTCTCTATCCCCAGAGACCATTACATGCCGAAGCACCAGATGTACGCAGCAGTGTTTGAACCCACTCACATTTCTATCACTAACCTTGGCATAATTCTAGGGAAGAAAACCCATCTATGATGAGTTCGAGGAGCTCCCTCCCACATCCGCTCCAACTCTCCCatcatccaaatctccaagCCCCGCTTTGGAGGAAATATCAAGGAAACATACTGGTCCAACTCCTACCGACAGGCTCGCTGTGCAAATAGGAAAGAGTCGATTATTTCTCTATGCACATGTCGTCGCTGCCGAAAACAAATTGAACTCCATGATGGACTCTGCTCTCAACCTTGAATCCAGTTTTACATCCACGATTGCTTCACTTGCACCATCCCAACAATCTGGGGAGAAGTTAATGCCTGGATCTATCTATGTTTTGGTTGCTGCCATGACTGGCTCAATCA
The sequence above is drawn from the Botrytis cinerea B05.10 chromosome 11, complete sequence genome and encodes:
- the Bcmic26 gene encoding Bcmic26 codes for the protein MASRVFLRQRIAPVATGAALIGMALYPQRPLHAEAPDGRKPIYDEFEELPPTSAPTLPSSKSPSPALEEISRKHTGPTPTDRLAVQIGKSRLFLYAHVVAAENKLNSMMDSALNLESSFTSTIASLAPSQQSGEKLMPGSIYVLVAAMTGSIISRNRNIVLRAAVPFAVGIGAGWAVLPVTMRNVANLAWEYERRFPVIADTHIRTRESVENAWRMARVHSKQAISIVDGKVAEGREKVEDWVKKGK